A region of Myxococcus stipitatus DSM 14675 DNA encodes the following proteins:
- a CDS encoding VOC family protein → MAHGKTRQLYLNLPVRDLKQSRGFFSKLGFEFNEKFSDENAACMRVGVDASVMLLTEAFFKTASSRSLADTSKHIESLCALSCESKAEVDELVELAVANGGKSINAPQDHGFMYHWGFLDVDGHHWNVHWMAPESAQ, encoded by the coding sequence ATGGCACACGGCAAGACCCGGCAGCTCTACCTCAACCTCCCCGTTCGAGACTTGAAGCAGTCCCGGGGCTTCTTCTCCAAGCTCGGCTTCGAGTTCAACGAGAAGTTCTCGGACGAGAACGCCGCCTGCATGCGGGTCGGCGTGGACGCATCGGTGATGCTCCTCACGGAGGCCTTCTTCAAGACGGCCTCCTCTCGAAGCCTGGCCGACACGTCGAAGCACATCGAGTCCCTGTGTGCCTTGTCCTGCGAGAGCAAGGCCGAGGTCGACGAGCTGGTGGAGTTGGCTGTCGCGAATGGGGGCAAGAGCATCAACGCGCCCCAAGACCACGGCTTCATGTATCACTGGGGCTTCCTCGACGTGGATGGCCATCACTGGAACGTCCACTGGATGGCCCCCGAGAGCGCTCAGTAG
- a CDS encoding helix-turn-helix domain-containing protein — protein sequence MSPSLFTPSERTAPFVQSAQIFSPSGPLAPFVSSIIVAEGGPEMTRTLLPLSGIVLGIGFRGSATQIDERSEHVLPNALIQGMGSLARRIRGSANGGSVLVTFSEVGAAQFFKGPLHELFNAFQPLDDLVPRAEVDRLSARLAEAGTLEARAALVEQFLSLRLSAKAPDPMVVAAVRAIRMAQGSLRMGALARSLHISQDALEKRFRRIVGTTPKHFASILRLRQVIDAYHPGASLSDLSLDAGYFDQSHFHREFRHVTGDAPRRFFASEDYF from the coding sequence ATGTCGCCCAGCTTGTTTACACCCAGCGAACGCACGGCTCCCTTCGTGCAGTCCGCGCAGATATTCTCGCCCAGCGGGCCGCTCGCGCCCTTCGTGAGCTCCATCATCGTGGCGGAGGGGGGCCCGGAGATGACGCGGACCTTGCTTCCCCTCTCTGGGATTGTTCTGGGCATCGGCTTCAGGGGCTCCGCGACGCAAATCGACGAGCGCTCCGAGCACGTGCTCCCGAATGCGCTCATCCAGGGCATGGGCTCACTCGCGCGTCGGATCCGCGGCTCGGCCAACGGAGGGAGCGTCCTGGTGACATTCAGCGAGGTCGGCGCCGCGCAGTTCTTCAAGGGGCCCCTGCACGAGCTCTTCAATGCCTTCCAACCCCTGGACGACCTGGTGCCGCGCGCGGAGGTGGATCGCCTCTCGGCTCGCCTGGCGGAGGCGGGGACGCTCGAGGCGCGAGCGGCCCTCGTGGAGCAGTTCCTGTCCCTCCGGCTGAGCGCCAAGGCGCCGGACCCGATGGTCGTCGCGGCGGTGCGTGCCATTCGGATGGCCCAGGGCTCGCTTCGGATGGGAGCGCTCGCCCGGTCACTCCACATCAGCCAGGACGCGCTCGAGAAGCGCTTCCGGCGCATCGTCGGCACGACACCCAAGCACTTCGCATCCATCCTCCGGCTTCGCCAGGTGATTGACGCCTACCACCCGGGGGCCAGCCTGTCGGACCTGTCCCTGGACGCTGGCTATTTCGACCAGTCTCACTTCCATCGTGAGTTCCGACACGTCACGGGAGATGCACCCAGGCGCTTCTTCGCGTCGGAAGACTATTTCTAG
- a CDS encoding helix-turn-helix transcriptional regulator, producing MSSAPALGFGRYLGTPLQRLEVAGLVLTESTYPPGAILAPHRHRHAGFRFTLEGGFTDVSEGRARECLPRSVAFQAPEVSHEQRFAGQHTRTFNVDFSESAWSARAPLVSRLDSRMELTSERMSMLSARLYQEFHRGDDVAALAIEGLSLELLAEALRATTPPKSSSAPPTWLARARELLDAVRGPPPTLAQLAREAGVSPTQLGRGFRQFFQCTPADHLRRSRLERASRALRETAHSLSDIALEAGYCDQSHMTREFSRRLRLTPAEYRRQLTGRSFRPTG from the coding sequence GTGTCCTCCGCACCCGCCCTTGGATTTGGTCGCTATCTCGGCACACCGCTCCAGCGCCTGGAAGTCGCGGGGCTCGTCCTGACGGAGAGCACCTACCCTCCTGGCGCCATCCTCGCCCCCCACCGACACCGACACGCGGGCTTCCGCTTCACGCTCGAAGGGGGCTTCACCGACGTCTCGGAAGGGCGTGCCCGGGAGTGCCTGCCCAGGTCCGTGGCCTTCCAGGCACCCGAGGTCTCCCACGAGCAGCGCTTCGCCGGCCAGCACACCCGCACCTTCAACGTCGACTTCTCCGAGTCGGCCTGGAGCGCTCGCGCCCCGCTCGTGTCCCGACTGGACAGCCGCATGGAGCTCACCTCCGAGCGGATGTCCATGCTGAGCGCGCGCCTCTACCAGGAGTTCCACCGAGGGGACGACGTGGCGGCGCTGGCCATCGAGGGGCTGTCGTTGGAGCTGCTGGCCGAGGCCCTCCGCGCCACGACGCCCCCGAAGTCCTCATCGGCCCCGCCCACGTGGCTGGCCCGGGCACGCGAGCTGCTCGATGCCGTCCGAGGCCCGCCGCCCACGCTGGCGCAGCTGGCGCGCGAGGCAGGGGTGAGCCCCACGCAGCTCGGCCGAGGCTTCCGCCAGTTCTTCCAGTGCACTCCCGCCGACCACCTGCGCCGCTCTCGACTGGAGCGCGCCAGCCGGGCCCTCCGTGAAACAGCGCACTCACTCAGCGACATCGCACTGGAGGCGGGCTACTGCGACCAGAGTCACATGACGCGCGAGTTCAGCCGCCGACTCCGCCTGACCCCGGCTGAGTACCGGCGCCAGCTCACGGGCCGCTCGTTTCGTCCAACGGGGTGA
- a CDS encoding DUF1993 family protein: MSLTAYELSAGVFIRGLSNLKAQLMKAEAHAVASGGGESALLDARLSEEGRMQGAASDSPGDLHRYTLAAQVHWAAEGARLAMTQLLGAPRVPAASDARSFAELYQRLDATMSYLRDLVPGDLEAGLEREIVMEHRRGSMRSSGHQFLVAFAIPHFYYHVTAAYGILRNQGVRLTMGDFLGNWGAS; encoded by the coding sequence ATGTCTCTGACTGCCTACGAGCTCTCCGCGGGGGTGTTCATCCGTGGACTGAGCAACTTGAAGGCGCAGTTGATGAAGGCGGAAGCGCATGCCGTCGCCAGTGGCGGGGGCGAATCGGCGCTGTTGGACGCGCGGCTCTCCGAGGAGGGGCGCATGCAAGGCGCCGCGAGTGATTCACCAGGGGACCTGCACAGGTACACGCTCGCCGCGCAAGTCCACTGGGCCGCGGAGGGGGCACGGCTGGCGATGACCCAGTTGTTGGGGGCGCCACGCGTGCCGGCCGCGAGCGATGCCAGGAGCTTCGCGGAGCTGTATCAACGGCTCGATGCGACGATGTCCTATCTCCGAGACCTCGTGCCGGGTGACCTCGAAGCCGGCCTGGAGCGGGAGATTGTGATGGAACACCGCCGCGGCTCGATGCGCTCCAGTGGCCACCAGTTCCTGGTCGCATTCGCGATTCCCCACTTCTACTACCACGTGACCGCCGCCTACGGCATCTTGCGCAACCAAGGCGTGCGACTCACCATGGGCGACTTCCTGGGCAACTGGGGCGCGAGCTGA
- a CDS encoding DUF4215 domain-containing protein, with amino-acid sequence MALVATVDFLKADGMYIGSSPVHLVELGLGSHAAVARYSSNLPYRSVRLAGSVLAVYLVDAVETSPRPVCGDGKRGGAEICDDGNQPSFSSRPSCPGSRPW; translated from the coding sequence TTGGCGCTGGTCGCCACCGTCGACTTCCTGAAGGCGGATGGGATGTACATCGGCTCCAGCCCGGTACATCTGGTGGAGCTGGGCTTGGGCTCTCATGCCGCGGTGGCCAGGTACTCGAGCAACCTCCCCTATCGCTCCGTGCGCCTCGCGGGCTCGGTGCTGGCCGTCTATCTGGTGGACGCGGTCGAGACCTCACCGCGCCCCGTCTGTGGTGATGGGAAGCGGGGCGGAGCCGAGATATGTGATGACGGCAATCAGCCGTCGTTCAGCTCGCGCCCCAGTTGCCCAGGAAGTCGCCCATGGTGA
- a CDS encoding GNAT family N-acetyltransferase — protein MSHASMSSRVTVDAALARRIERAQAEQNRSATPLNGVLEVAGGLALFNGPGSPLTQAIALGLDGPVDAELLDRVEAHLGQGGGPVPIELTPFADPSLAQELARRGYRVAEFQQVFARALPGAPLPSHTAEVRPLLSGEAELFARTVGQGFMGREELTDDEATLMLSAAKMPGTTCFLARVDGEPAGGGTAALHDGVATLSGTGVRMRFRGQGLQQALITTRLEWALRQGCTLASSSTHPGTPSQRNMERLGFFIAYPKLVMVRDAPSS, from the coding sequence ATGTCGCATGCCTCCATGTCTTCCCGAGTCACCGTGGACGCGGCCCTGGCCCGTCGCATCGAGCGAGCCCAGGCCGAGCAGAATCGCAGCGCCACGCCCCTGAACGGAGTCCTCGAGGTCGCCGGAGGGCTCGCGCTCTTCAATGGCCCGGGCTCACCGCTCACCCAGGCCATCGCGCTGGGACTCGATGGCCCCGTCGACGCGGAGCTGCTCGACCGCGTGGAAGCCCACCTGGGCCAGGGAGGCGGTCCGGTGCCCATCGAGCTCACGCCCTTCGCGGACCCGTCGCTCGCCCAGGAGCTGGCGCGGCGAGGCTATCGCGTGGCGGAGTTCCAGCAGGTCTTCGCGCGCGCATTGCCGGGCGCCCCACTCCCCTCGCACACCGCGGAGGTCCGCCCCCTCCTGTCCGGCGAGGCGGAGCTGTTCGCACGCACGGTGGGCCAGGGCTTCATGGGCCGCGAGGAGCTGACCGACGACGAGGCCACGCTGATGCTGTCCGCCGCGAAGATGCCTGGGACGACCTGCTTCCTCGCGCGCGTCGACGGGGAGCCCGCGGGCGGCGGCACGGCGGCCCTCCACGACGGCGTCGCGACCTTGTCTGGCACGGGCGTGCGCATGCGCTTCCGAGGACAGGGCCTCCAGCAAGCACTCATCACCACGCGACTGGAGTGGGCGCTGCGCCAGGGCTGCACGCTGGCCTCGAGCAGCACGCACCCGGGCACACCGTCCCAGCGCAACATGGAGCGGTTGGGGTTCTTCATCGCCTACCCCAAGCTGGTCATGGTGCGTGACGCGCCGAGCAGCTAG
- a CDS encoding zinc-dependent metalloprotease, producing MFRKSLVLAVGCSALMFGCGEQPDETREIVDNLVEAGFPSDDIMVVEGKVYVGRDAEVSLAASREMLAREATTEEQYRTTNLVSSAVTKICINGSTFTGNFSTALDLAIQNYDEMPLAFDMARTPSTGCSFTINAVIQPGVVGGSAGFPSGGLPYHTINIGGGLSSYSVDVIEHVITHEMGHTIGFRHTDYYNRSISCGSGGNEGDAGVGAIHIPGTPTTATVGASLMNSCFRTVETGEFASADRTALTYLYPSRDFAVLNFEFADARRTSATGDWAPGEYKAECASGEPVTGVSLNPSSRNTRVALCRTGGDPRYPHDGCYARNFSTVDNRGTSATGDWDPGYYKGECGPNEFVAGVAQSTGHAITAVLCCPGSVTHTSCSALVFDGQDSRESSTTGDWDADNWKGECGPGRYAAGLSRSTSGGAPHALLCCSP from the coding sequence ATGTTCAGGAAGAGTCTTGTCCTTGCGGTGGGATGCAGTGCGTTGATGTTTGGATGTGGCGAACAACCCGATGAGACGCGGGAGATCGTCGACAACCTGGTCGAGGCCGGGTTTCCCTCCGATGACATCATGGTCGTCGAGGGGAAGGTGTACGTCGGGCGAGATGCGGAGGTCTCACTGGCCGCGTCTCGCGAGATGCTCGCGCGCGAGGCCACCACCGAGGAGCAGTACCGCACGACGAACCTCGTCAGCTCGGCGGTGACGAAGATCTGCATCAACGGCTCGACGTTCACGGGCAACTTCAGCACGGCACTGGACCTGGCCATCCAGAACTACGACGAAATGCCGCTGGCCTTCGACATGGCGCGCACGCCGAGCACCGGGTGCAGCTTCACCATCAACGCGGTCATCCAGCCGGGCGTGGTGGGAGGCTCGGCGGGCTTCCCCTCGGGCGGGCTGCCGTACCACACCATCAACATCGGCGGCGGACTGTCCTCGTACAGCGTCGACGTCATCGAGCACGTCATCACGCATGAGATGGGTCACACCATCGGCTTCCGCCACACGGACTACTACAACCGGAGCATCAGCTGCGGCAGTGGCGGCAACGAAGGTGACGCGGGCGTCGGCGCCATTCACATTCCAGGCACTCCGACGACGGCGACCGTCGGCGCCTCGCTGATGAACTCCTGCTTCCGCACGGTCGAAACCGGGGAGTTCGCGTCCGCCGACCGCACCGCGCTGACCTATCTGTACCCGTCGCGCGACTTCGCGGTGTTGAACTTCGAGTTCGCGGATGCGCGACGCACCAGCGCGACCGGCGACTGGGCGCCCGGCGAATACAAGGCCGAGTGCGCCAGCGGTGAGCCGGTGACCGGCGTGTCCCTCAACCCCAGCTCGCGCAACACGCGCGTCGCGCTCTGCCGCACCGGTGGTGACCCGCGCTACCCGCACGACGGCTGCTATGCCCGGAACTTCTCCACCGTGGACAACCGAGGGACCTCCGCCACCGGTGACTGGGATCCTGGCTATTACAAGGGGGAGTGTGGCCCCAACGAGTTCGTCGCCGGAGTGGCCCAGAGCACCGGACATGCCATCACCGCCGTGCTCTGCTGTCCCGGCAGCGTCACCCATACGTCCTGCTCCGCCCTCGTCTTCGACGGCCAGGATTCGCGTGAGTCCTCCACCACGGGCGACTGGGACGCGGACAACTGGAAGGGCGAGTGCGGCCCCGGCCGGTACGCCGCCGGGCTCTCCCGCAGCACCTCCGGTGGCGCGCCTCACGCGCTGCTCTGCTGCAGCCCGTGA
- a CDS encoding zinc-binding dehydrogenase — MRETRAWVLHRGERQRDGQAVPGTLVEESFSFPDPGPEDVVAEPIYGCWEGNMGHALQRVPVDICRLRREDKVVLGNAGVVRVVEVGSAVTRVRPGDHCLVFCNAEPDAHGYPVKVLAYDATHTMGLLAHRTRLPQRVLIPLPRHSRHSLKQWAAFSLRYITAWSNWRLAWGCFRLQVSESDCPVPFVVGWGGGVAYAQLRLARFAGCRVAMVASQEERLRHLEAVGIIPIDRRDFPDLNLDAARFASDADYRRRYTQSEKCFLARMKEAGRGQDVSIFLDHIGGPLLQASLKALGREGVIASAGWKLGADLMDLSRSTECTKRHQHINTHYARFSEAVAAVGFAEESGWLPPVDDERVYAWDEVPRLARDVEAGGVASYFPLYQVHPEQAHRDTQEAA; from the coding sequence ATGCGGGAGACTCGGGCCTGGGTCCTTCATCGAGGCGAGCGCCAACGGGACGGGCAAGCCGTTCCCGGGACGCTGGTCGAGGAGTCCTTCTCCTTCCCGGACCCAGGCCCCGAGGACGTGGTGGCCGAGCCCATCTATGGCTGCTGGGAAGGCAACATGGGCCATGCCCTCCAGCGCGTCCCGGTGGACATCTGCCGCCTGCGCCGTGAGGACAAGGTCGTGCTCGGCAACGCGGGCGTGGTCCGTGTGGTGGAGGTGGGCAGCGCGGTCACGCGCGTGCGCCCCGGGGACCACTGCCTCGTCTTCTGCAACGCCGAGCCCGACGCGCACGGCTATCCCGTCAAGGTCCTCGCCTACGACGCGACCCACACCATGGGCCTGCTGGCCCACAGGACGCGGCTCCCCCAGCGTGTCCTCATCCCCCTCCCTCGCCACAGCCGCCACTCCCTGAAGCAGTGGGCCGCCTTCTCCCTGCGCTACATCACCGCGTGGTCCAACTGGCGACTTGCATGGGGCTGCTTCCGCCTCCAGGTCAGTGAGTCGGATTGCCCCGTTCCCTTCGTCGTGGGCTGGGGCGGCGGCGTGGCCTACGCGCAGCTGCGCCTCGCCCGCTTCGCTGGCTGTCGGGTGGCGATGGTCGCCTCACAGGAAGAGCGCCTGCGGCACCTGGAGGCCGTGGGCATCATCCCCATCGACCGCAGGGACTTCCCCGACCTGAACCTCGACGCGGCCCGCTTCGCCTCCGACGCCGATTACCGGCGGCGCTACACCCAGTCGGAGAAGTGCTTCCTCGCGCGCATGAAGGAGGCGGGGCGCGGCCAGGACGTCTCCATCTTCCTCGACCACATCGGTGGACCGCTCCTCCAGGCCAGCCTCAAGGCCCTGGGGCGCGAGGGTGTCATCGCCTCCGCGGGCTGGAAGCTGGGGGCGGACCTGATGGACCTCTCGCGCTCCACTGAATGCACGAAGCGGCACCAGCACATCAACACCCACTATGCGCGCTTCTCCGAGGCCGTGGCCGCCGTGGGCTTCGCCGAGGAGTCGGGCTGGCTTCCGCCCGTGGACGACGAGCGTGTCTATGCCTGGGATGAAGTCCCTCGGCTGGCCCGGGACGTGGAGGCCGGTGGCGTCGCGTCCTACTTCCCGCTCTACCAGGTCCATCCCGAGCAGGCGCACCGGGACACGCAGGAGGCCGCGTGA
- a CDS encoding 3-oxoacyl-[acyl-carrier-protein] synthase III C-terminal domain-containing protein has protein sequence MRVLEPRMGIRVLGHGRALPGDRPISNEELLALDPEQHERSARTLAALARKVTSRLGFSQRHLSRLPGAPPSEAEETSESLALAAARRALGEHAGVDVQTFIHGTTTTGRYTGSQAAAILGRLGSQASAWEVKAGCSTSLASLHLALALLAGGHANVLVSCAETLSKVMNPNLKETWFILADGGAALWLERASVSPDFEVRKCLYATDGALVDLYTTPGRLPPDRSTLEAGGYAMAGDGTRLREEALRRYLEMLGAMFPGGRGLKDIRWVVAHQINRKLIEQVLEVGGLGARLVWSADRVGNVGGASVLFSLSEALEQDLFQPGDDVLLMSVGGGLSFAMQHWVKR, from the coding sequence GTGAGAGTCCTCGAGCCCCGCATGGGCATCCGGGTGCTCGGCCATGGTCGCGCGCTCCCTGGCGACAGGCCCATCTCCAACGAGGAGCTGCTCGCGCTCGACCCGGAGCAACATGAGCGCTCCGCGCGGACACTCGCCGCGCTGGCTCGGAAGGTGACCTCGCGCCTGGGCTTCAGTCAGCGCCACCTCTCGCGACTGCCCGGAGCGCCGCCCTCCGAGGCCGAGGAGACGAGTGAGTCCCTGGCGCTCGCGGCGGCGAGGCGCGCCCTCGGGGAGCACGCGGGAGTCGACGTCCAGACCTTCATCCACGGGACGACGACGACGGGCCGTTACACCGGCTCCCAGGCCGCGGCCATCCTGGGGCGACTCGGGAGCCAGGCCTCCGCATGGGAGGTGAAGGCTGGCTGCTCCACCTCGCTGGCGAGCCTCCACCTGGCCCTGGCGCTGCTGGCGGGTGGCCACGCCAACGTGCTCGTGAGCTGCGCGGAGACGCTGTCCAAGGTGATGAATCCCAACCTGAAGGAGACGTGGTTCATCCTCGCGGATGGCGGCGCGGCGCTGTGGCTGGAGCGCGCGTCCGTGTCTCCCGACTTCGAGGTGCGCAAGTGCCTCTATGCCACCGATGGCGCCCTGGTGGACCTGTACACCACGCCCGGCAGGCTCCCCCCGGACCGGAGCACGCTGGAGGCCGGGGGCTACGCGATGGCGGGTGACGGCACGCGACTTCGAGAGGAAGCGCTGCGCCGCTATCTCGAGATGCTCGGAGCGATGTTCCCCGGAGGCCGCGGCCTGAAGGACATCCGCTGGGTGGTGGCGCATCAAATCAATCGCAAGCTCATCGAGCAGGTCCTCGAGGTGGGAGGGCTCGGCGCACGGCTCGTCTGGAGCGCGGACCGGGTGGGCAACGTGGGCGGCGCCTCCGTCCTGTTCTCGCTGTCCGAGGCGCTGGAGCAGGACCTGTTCCAACCCGGTGACGACGTGCTGCTGATGAGCGTGGGTGGTGGCCTGTCCTTCGCGATGCAGCACTGGGTGAAGCGCTGA
- a CDS encoding acyl carrier protein: protein MELNERIGKALRAAGMEDVPRSTSEPLAAYGMDSLLMVLSVAALEKEFSLRISGHEFSESSFESLDTLARWLRRLGAT, encoded by the coding sequence ATGGAGCTGAACGAACGCATCGGCAAGGCGCTCAGGGCCGCGGGGATGGAGGACGTTCCTCGGAGCACGTCCGAGCCCCTGGCCGCGTATGGGATGGACAGCTTGCTGATGGTGCTGTCGGTCGCGGCGCTGGAGAAGGAGTTCTCCCTGCGCATCTCGGGGCACGAGTTCTCGGAGTCGAGCTTCGAGAGCCTCGACACGCTGGCCCGCTGGCTGCGCCGCCTGGGGGCGACATGA
- a CDS encoding SDR family NAD(P)-dependent oxidoreductase: protein MRVLVTGGGSDIGFAIARRRLRQGDEVFVTASSEASLERMCSRYQSEGLAAKGLVLDLAAPERNAGALGAMLESGLQALVLNAWTRRPPQHRFHELPQAALEEDVTVNLMGNLWLLRRVLPAMVAARWGRIVLVSSVSTVTGAGRYGAYVLCKSALEGLMRNLAVDYGEFNVLSNTVRLGLFKTERTKKYWSRARYVERMGGVIPQGTLGEPDHVGAVFDPLLSEHQYINGAVLDVTGGLPMFRMEGVLRP from the coding sequence ATGAGGGTCCTCGTCACGGGAGGCGGCTCCGACATCGGCTTCGCCATCGCCCGCCGTCGGCTGAGGCAGGGAGATGAGGTCTTCGTCACCGCGTCGTCCGAGGCCTCGCTGGAGCGGATGTGCTCCCGCTACCAGTCGGAGGGGCTCGCCGCGAAGGGGCTCGTGCTCGACCTCGCGGCGCCGGAGCGGAACGCGGGCGCGCTGGGCGCGATGCTGGAGTCCGGGCTCCAGGCGCTCGTGCTCAATGCCTGGACCCGGCGCCCGCCCCAGCACCGCTTCCACGAGTTGCCCCAGGCGGCGCTCGAGGAGGACGTCACCGTGAACCTGATGGGGAACCTCTGGCTGCTGCGCCGGGTCCTCCCCGCGATGGTCGCCGCGCGCTGGGGCCGCATCGTCCTGGTCTCCAGCGTCTCCACCGTCACCGGCGCGGGACGCTACGGCGCCTATGTCCTGTGCAAGTCCGCGCTGGAGGGGCTGATGCGCAACCTCGCCGTGGACTACGGCGAGTTCAACGTGCTGTCCAACACGGTGCGCCTGGGCCTCTTCAAGACGGAGCGGACGAAGAAGTACTGGTCCAGGGCCCGCTACGTGGAGCGGATGGGGGGCGTCATCCCGCAGGGCACGCTGGGCGAACCCGACCACGTGGGGGCGGTGTTCGACCCGCTGCTGAGCGAGCACCAGTACATCAACGGCGCGGTCCTGGACGTCACGGGCGGGCTGCCGATGTTCCGCATGGAAGGAGTGCTGCGACCATGA
- a CDS encoding ketoacyl-ACP synthase III, whose amino-acid sequence MSFLKPSEPVYLRGPLAWLPERVVTNQDVLDWMGTRARPSWIAHRTGVEQRRWVEEGQSCSDAAIGAASRLFEATQVDRARIVQVLLATVSGDYPTPPTSPLILPRLGLERVGVLDLSAACAGFTSAVHVGAALAAATEGDQLVIAADIRSKFLNREDLATTALFGDGSAACLVTRSAEGADFQLIASELAADASMADIIAIRAGGSRLPHHRNDDPSKVFLKMEHGATLFMKGVENMSTGADSLLRRLELKVGDIDWVVPHQANLHLMKAVTERLGVDPARVVETVRFTGNTSGASVGIALAHLREQLPLEPGQRVLLVSAGAGGASACALLHSL is encoded by the coding sequence ATGAGCTTCTTGAAGCCCTCGGAGCCTGTGTATCTGCGAGGTCCCCTTGCGTGGCTGCCGGAGCGGGTCGTCACCAATCAGGACGTCCTGGACTGGATGGGGACCCGAGCCCGGCCCAGTTGGATTGCCCACCGCACCGGTGTCGAGCAGCGACGCTGGGTCGAGGAGGGGCAATCCTGCAGCGACGCGGCCATCGGCGCGGCCTCGCGCTTGTTCGAAGCCACCCAGGTGGACCGCGCGCGCATCGTCCAGGTGCTGCTGGCCACTGTCTCCGGCGACTACCCCACGCCTCCGACCTCGCCCTTGATTCTCCCTCGACTGGGGCTCGAGCGGGTCGGCGTCCTGGACCTGAGCGCCGCGTGCGCGGGCTTCACGAGCGCGGTGCACGTGGGAGCGGCGCTCGCGGCCGCCACCGAGGGAGACCAACTGGTCATCGCCGCGGACATCCGCTCCAAGTTCCTCAACCGCGAGGACCTGGCGACCACGGCCCTGTTCGGTGATGGCAGCGCCGCCTGTCTCGTCACCCGGAGCGCCGAGGGGGCTGACTTCCAGCTCATCGCCAGCGAGCTGGCGGCGGATGCCTCCATGGCCGACATCATCGCCATCCGCGCGGGAGGCTCGCGACTCCCCCACCACCGCAACGACGACCCCTCCAAGGTCTTCCTCAAGATGGAGCATGGCGCCACGCTGTTCATGAAGGGGGTGGAGAACATGTCCACGGGCGCGGATTCCTTGCTGCGGCGCCTGGAGTTGAAGGTGGGGGACATCGACTGGGTGGTCCCGCACCAGGCGAACCTGCACTTGATGAAGGCCGTCACCGAGCGGCTCGGCGTGGACCCCGCGCGGGTGGTGGAGACGGTGCGCTTCACGGGCAACACCTCGGGCGCGAGCGTCGGCATCGCGCTCGCGCACCTTCGAGAGCAGCTTCCGCTGGAGCCGGGGCAGCGCGTGCTGCTCGTGTCCGCGGGGGCGGGCGGGGCCTCGGCCTGCGCGCTGCTGCACAGCCTGTAG